A single genomic interval of Adhaeribacter pallidiroseus harbors:
- a CDS encoding NUDIX hydrolase, with product MIKYIGQTRILVAVDCIIFGFDGFDFKLLLIQRGFAPEKKKWSLMGGFIQPEETLEVAANRVLMQLTGLKDVYLEQLQSFSGPDRDPVERTIAVAYFALIDIHKYEKQISHEYHAEWFLLKDMPQLIFDHQEMVELAKKRLRYKAALHPVLFELLPDKFTIPQLQALYEGLYETEFDKRNFSRKILSTGLLVKQNEKDKEGSRKGAFYYKLDKRKYSENFQAFLKFIPNPDKFLV from the coding sequence ATGATTAAATACATTGGGCAAACCCGGATATTAGTAGCGGTGGATTGCATTATATTTGGGTTTGATGGTTTTGATTTTAAATTATTACTCATTCAACGCGGCTTTGCTCCGGAGAAGAAAAAGTGGAGTCTGATGGGCGGTTTTATTCAACCGGAAGAAACGCTGGAGGTAGCGGCTAATCGGGTATTAATGCAATTAACTGGTTTAAAAGATGTTTACCTGGAGCAATTGCAATCCTTTAGCGGTCCCGACCGAGACCCGGTAGAAAGAACCATTGCGGTCGCTTATTTTGCTTTAATCGATATCCATAAGTACGAAAAGCAAATCAGCCACGAATACCACGCCGAATGGTTTTTATTAAAGGATATGCCCCAACTTATTTTCGACCACCAGGAAATGGTGGAGCTGGCTAAAAAGCGCTTGCGGTATAAAGCAGCTCTGCACCCCGTATTATTTGAGTTATTGCCCGACAAATTTACCATACCGCAACTCCAAGCCTTGTACGAAGGCTTATACGAGACCGAGTTCGATAAAAGAAACTTCAGCCGGAAAATTCTTTCTACTGGATTACTGGTGAAGCAAAACGAAAAAGATAAAGAAGGCTCCCGCAAAGGCGCTTTTTACTACAAACTCGACAAAAGAAAATACTCCGAGAACTTCCAGGCCTTTCTCAAGTTTATTCCCAATCCGGATAAATTTCTGGTATAA
- a CDS encoding aldose epimerase family protein — translation MNLRLKLPLSILGVFLLSLSACNKNSQNQAGESTTAQTADSSATASPEASIPAKADFQSTVAGKQTDLYVLKNKNQVQAAITNYGGRLVSLLVPDKSGKLTDVIVGFDQIKPFTEGGDTYFGALIGRYGNRIAKGKFSLDGKTYTLATNDGPNHLHGGKVGYSRVIWDAKQNNDSTLVLTYVSKDGEEGYPGTLTAKVTYRLSSANELRIDYEATTDKKTVLNLTNHAYFNLNGAGSGTILDHQLQINADRFTPVDSTLIPTGKLEALAGTPLDFKNATAIGARINDAHQQLKFGKGYDHNYVLATQKSATLKPAATVLGDKSGIYMEVSTQEPGLQFYSGNFLAGKNQIKGGKQDEYRSAFCLETQHFPDSPNQPNFPSTVLNPGQTYKTASVYKFSVKQ, via the coding sequence ATGAATCTTCGCCTAAAATTACCTTTATCCATTCTGGGAGTCTTTTTATTATCGTTAAGTGCTTGTAATAAAAATAGCCAAAATCAAGCGGGTGAAAGCACTACGGCCCAAACTGCGGATTCGAGCGCAACTGCTTCGCCGGAAGCAAGCATTCCAGCTAAAGCAGATTTTCAGAGCACTGTGGCAGGTAAGCAAACAGATTTGTATGTACTTAAAAATAAAAACCAAGTGCAAGCGGCTATTACCAACTACGGCGGCCGGTTAGTAAGTTTGCTGGTGCCCGATAAGTCAGGTAAACTAACCGACGTTATTGTGGGTTTTGATCAAATAAAGCCTTTTACCGAAGGAGGAGACACTTATTTTGGAGCTTTAATTGGCCGATATGGTAACCGGATTGCCAAAGGCAAATTTTCCTTAGATGGTAAAACCTACACCTTAGCCACCAACGACGGACCTAACCATTTGCACGGCGGAAAAGTTGGGTATTCCCGGGTAATTTGGGATGCTAAGCAAAACAATGACAGCACCTTGGTATTAACTTACGTTTCGAAAGATGGGGAAGAAGGTTACCCGGGTACTTTAACGGCTAAAGTTACGTACCGCCTCAGCAGTGCAAACGAACTCCGAATAGATTACGAAGCTACTACTGATAAAAAGACCGTATTAAACTTAACCAACCACGCTTATTTTAATTTAAACGGCGCCGGCAGTGGTACTATTCTGGACCATCAATTACAGATAAACGCCGACCGGTTTACTCCTGTTGATTCTACCTTGATTCCTACGGGTAAATTAGAAGCTTTGGCTGGCACCCCACTCGATTTTAAAAATGCAACCGCCATAGGTGCCCGGATCAACGATGCCCACCAGCAATTAAAATTTGGGAAAGGATACGATCATAACTACGTGTTAGCTACCCAAAAAAGCGCCACCCTAAAACCCGCCGCCACCGTTCTGGGCGATAAAAGCGGTATTTACATGGAAGTTTCTACCCAGGAACCAGGCCTGCAGTTTTACAGTGGTAACTTTTTGGCGGGTAAAAATCAAATAAAAGGCGGCAAGCAAGACGAATACCGCTCGGCCTTTTGCCTGGAAACACAACATTTTCCCGATTCGCCTAACCAGCCTAATTTTCCTTCCACGGTGTTAAACCCGGGACAAACTTATAAAACTGCTTCGGTTTATAAATTTTCGGTAAAGCAGTAA
- a CDS encoding arabinan endo-1,5-alpha-L-arabinosidase, translated as MSLGFFLSLGLWFGDAPVVPSSTSVMQDQQLQRNISVHDPVMIKQGDTYYLFCTGRGIAMWSSKDMQQWQREKPVFENAPDWAIQAIPGFKNHIWAPDISFYQGVYYLYYSVSAFGKNTSAIGLVTNKTLNPSDKDYKWVDHGKVIQSIPGQTNWNAIDPNVITDSAGNPYLTFGSFWEGLKLIKLSADRKSPVQPTQNLPTIASRKSMATTGNMPAAANNPVNAGENAIEAPFIFKKNNYYYLFASFDYCCKGVNSTYKIMVGRAKDVQGPYMDKAGKPMTQGGGSLVLAGDSKWYGVGHSATYTFDNKDYLIFHAYDAADNGKSKLRIEPLTWDIQGWPVVLNKAGGK; from the coding sequence ATGAGTCTAGGTTTTTTTCTAAGTCTTGGACTTTGGTTCGGTGATGCTCCTGTTGTACCTTCCTCCACCTCGGTCATGCAGGACCAGCAATTACAAAGAAATATTTCGGTGCACGACCCAGTAATGATAAAGCAGGGCGATACGTATTATCTGTTTTGTACTGGTCGCGGCATCGCTATGTGGTCGTCGAAGGACATGCAGCAATGGCAACGCGAAAAACCGGTTTTTGAAAATGCGCCGGACTGGGCTATACAAGCCATACCGGGATTTAAAAACCACATCTGGGCACCCGATATTAGTTTTTACCAAGGGGTGTATTACCTGTACTATTCCGTATCGGCATTTGGTAAAAATACTTCGGCTATTGGCTTGGTTACCAATAAAACCTTGAACCCCAGCGATAAAGATTATAAATGGGTAGATCATGGTAAAGTAATTCAATCCATACCGGGCCAAACTAATTGGAATGCCATTGATCCGAATGTAATTACCGATAGTGCCGGCAACCCGTATTTAACGTTCGGTTCTTTTTGGGAAGGATTAAAATTAATTAAATTATCTGCCGATCGGAAAAGCCCGGTGCAACCTACGCAAAATTTACCTACTATTGCCAGTCGTAAAAGTATGGCTACCACGGGTAATATGCCCGCAGCCGCTAACAATCCGGTAAACGCCGGTGAAAATGCCATTGAAGCACCCTTTATTTTTAAAAAAAATAATTATTATTACCTTTTTGCTTCCTTTGATTACTGTTGTAAAGGCGTAAACAGTACTTATAAAATTATGGTGGGGCGCGCCAAAGACGTACAAGGTCCTTATATGGATAAAGCCGGTAAGCCCATGACGCAAGGAGGTGGTAGCTTGGTACTGGCAGGAGATTCTAAATGGTACGGAGTAGGGCACAGTGCAACGTATACCTTTGACAACAAAGATTATTTAATATTCCACGCGTACGATGCCGCCGACAACGGCAAATCAAAGTTGCGCATAGAACCTTTAACCTGGGATATACAAGGCTGGCCCGTAGTTTTGAACAAAGCCGGTGGTAAATGA
- a CDS encoding alpha-L-arabinofuranosidase C-terminal domain-containing protein, producing MGDFFEDINLGADGGIYAELVKNRSFEFDTPLMGWQLLQKGEESGSLLVHNRGELNGAKSRFIRVTSKTSTGNFGFSNEGFRGMGIKKGQQYNFFVLASQLSGNVSLVIELTNGKGDKLGSTIVTPGGKPWKKYNASFTATATEPKAILNISIKGPGVVDLDMISLFPQDTWKNRPNGMRADLVQLLADMKPGFLRFPGGCIVEGRTLEERFQWKKTIGPIEDRGFLINRWNTEFKHRLTTDYYQSFGLGFYEYFQLAEDIGAEPLPILNCGMACQFNTAEVVPLESLDPYVQDALDLIEFANGSADSKWGKKRVEMGHPAPFNLKMLGVGNENWGAQYIDRLKIFTQAIKAKYPAIQLVNSSGTDPNGERFDYLNGELRKMNADIIDEHYYRAPQWFLDNAQRYDNYDRQGPKIFAGEYAAQSVAIASPDNKNNWQCALSEAAFMTGLERNADVVAMASYAPLFAHAEGWQWTPDLIWVDNLKAYGTPNYQVQKLFSTNKGTNVVPILRNNASVTGQAGYYASAVLDKNKKELILKVVNASDKMQDADFVIDGLSKVGAKGTITVLRSDKLDQVNSFENPTAISPVVKDINVKGKSVKVGLQPYSVNLIKLKFS from the coding sequence ATGGGGGATTTTTTTGAAGATATTAATTTGGGGGCCGATGGAGGTATTTACGCCGAACTGGTAAAGAACCGATCTTTTGAGTTTGATACTCCTCTGATGGGTTGGCAGTTACTACAAAAAGGAGAAGAATCGGGCAGTTTATTGGTACATAACCGGGGCGAATTAAACGGGGCTAAGTCCCGGTTCATCCGGGTAACATCTAAAACCTCTACCGGTAATTTTGGTTTTTCGAACGAAGGTTTCCGGGGCATGGGCATTAAAAAAGGCCAACAATACAACTTCTTTGTTCTGGCTAGTCAACTTAGTGGCAATGTTTCGCTCGTAATTGAATTAACTAACGGCAAGGGCGATAAGTTAGGATCAACCATTGTTACACCGGGAGGTAAACCCTGGAAAAAATACAATGCCAGCTTTACCGCTACAGCTACAGAACCTAAAGCCATTTTAAATATCTCGATCAAAGGACCGGGCGTTGTAGATCTGGATATGATTTCGTTGTTCCCGCAGGATACTTGGAAAAACCGGCCCAATGGCATGCGCGCCGATTTAGTGCAACTTCTGGCCGATATGAAACCCGGTTTTTTACGCTTTCCGGGCGGATGCATTGTAGAGGGCAGAACCTTGGAGGAACGTTTTCAATGGAAAAAAACCATTGGTCCGATTGAGGACCGGGGCTTTTTGATTAACCGTTGGAACACCGAATTTAAACACCGGCTTACCACCGATTACTACCAATCTTTTGGTTTAGGTTTTTACGAGTATTTTCAGTTGGCCGAAGATATTGGGGCAGAACCGCTTCCTATTTTAAATTGCGGCATGGCTTGCCAGTTTAACACTGCCGAGGTAGTACCTCTGGAAAGTTTAGACCCTTACGTGCAGGATGCCTTGGATTTAATTGAATTTGCCAATGGGTCCGCGGATAGTAAATGGGGCAAAAAAAGAGTTGAAATGGGGCACCCGGCTCCGTTTAATTTAAAAATGTTAGGCGTAGGAAATGAAAATTGGGGCGCGCAATACATTGATCGTTTAAAGATTTTTACACAGGCCATTAAAGCTAAATACCCCGCTATACAGTTGGTGAACAGTTCCGGCACCGATCCTAATGGGGAACGTTTTGATTACCTCAATGGCGAGCTCCGGAAAATGAATGCGGATATTATTGATGAACATTATTACCGGGCACCGCAATGGTTCCTGGACAATGCCCAACGTTACGACAACTACGACCGCCAAGGACCTAAAATATTCGCCGGGGAATACGCTGCTCAAAGCGTAGCCATTGCCAGTCCCGATAATAAAAATAATTGGCAATGTGCTTTATCGGAAGCAGCTTTCATGACTGGGTTGGAACGCAACGCCGATGTGGTAGCGATGGCTTCGTACGCTCCTTTATTTGCGCACGCCGAAGGTTGGCAATGGACGCCCGACCTGATTTGGGTTGATAACTTAAAAGCCTACGGAACACCGAATTATCAGGTGCAAAAATTATTTTCTACGAACAAAGGCACGAATGTGGTTCCCATATTACGCAATAACGCGTCTGTAACGGGACAAGCAGGTTATTATGCCTCGGCCGTACTGGATAAAAATAAAAAAGAGTTAATCTTAAAAGTGGTAAATGCTTCGGATAAAATGCAGGATGCAGATTTTGTAATTGATGGATTAAGCAAGGTTGGGGCTAAAGGCACTATAACCGTACTCCGCAGCGACAAGCTTGACCAGGTTAATTCTTTCGAAAATCCCACGGCAATCAGTCCGGTTGTTAAAGACATTAATGTGAAAGGGAAATCGGTTAAGGTAGGGCTCCAGCCTTATTCCGTAAACCTGATCAAGCTTAAATTTTCGTGA
- a CDS encoding alpha-N-arabinofuranosidase, protein MNKLKLSILLLLSYFSANAQNSIKIDPPGKASAEVKISKHIYGHFAEHLGACIYGGFYVGENSKIPNTNGVRNDVVAALKNLKIPNLRWPGGCFADTYHWKDGIGPKEKRPSIVNTWWGGVTENNSFGTHDFLNMCELLGTEPYLAGNIGSGTVQELADWVQYVNFSGESPMSKVRRENGRDKPWKVKFWGIGNEAWGCGGNMTADYYANEYRKYATFVSDWNKSGDLFRIASGANSGDYNWTETLMKNIPGSLLEGVALHHYSVIDWNKKGPSTDFNEQQYFTTMQRALQMEELVTKHSAIMDKYDPQKKIALVVDEWGGWYEVEPGTNPGFLYQQNTMRDAMIAGVTLNIFNNHSDRVRMANLAQAINVLQAVILTKEEKMILTPTYHVMEMYNVHQDATLLPLELKSKDYVMGNQKLPAVSGSASVDAKGLTHISLVNIDSKNAQEISIDLPTSKNASVSGRVLASGKLQDYNSFESPKKIQPAAFKDAKLNAGKLLVKVPPFAVVVLEVK, encoded by the coding sequence ATGAATAAATTAAAATTAAGTATTTTGTTACTTCTCAGCTACTTTTCAGCTAATGCCCAGAATTCGATTAAAATAGACCCGCCAGGAAAGGCCAGCGCCGAGGTCAAGATCAGCAAACACATTTATGGCCATTTTGCCGAGCATTTAGGTGCCTGCATCTACGGAGGGTTTTATGTAGGCGAAAATTCTAAAATACCCAATACCAATGGCGTCCGAAACGATGTAGTAGCCGCGCTTAAAAATTTAAAAATTCCCAATCTGCGTTGGCCGGGTGGTTGCTTTGCCGATACTTACCACTGGAAAGACGGTATTGGACCCAAAGAAAAACGACCTTCCATAGTGAATACCTGGTGGGGCGGCGTTACCGAAAATAATAGCTTTGGTACCCACGATTTTTTAAATATGTGCGAACTCCTGGGCACCGAACCTTACCTGGCGGGTAACATTGGCAGCGGCACTGTGCAGGAACTTGCTGACTGGGTGCAATACGTAAATTTTAGCGGCGAAAGCCCTATGTCGAAGGTGCGCCGGGAAAACGGCCGGGATAAACCCTGGAAAGTAAAATTCTGGGGCATTGGTAACGAAGCCTGGGGTTGCGGCGGCAACATGACGGCTGATTATTACGCCAACGAATACCGCAAATACGCCACTTTTGTATCGGACTGGAACAAATCCGGCGACTTGTTCCGGATTGCTTCGGGAGCTAATTCAGGTGACTATAACTGGACCGAAACCCTCATGAAAAATATTCCGGGTAGTTTATTGGAAGGCGTAGCCTTGCACCATTATTCTGTAATCGACTGGAATAAAAAAGGCCCTTCCACGGATTTTAACGAGCAGCAATATTTTACAACCATGCAACGGGCTTTGCAAATGGAGGAACTGGTAACTAAACATTCCGCCATTATGGATAAGTACGATCCGCAAAAGAAAATTGCTTTGGTAGTAGATGAGTGGGGCGGCTGGTACGAGGTGGAGCCCGGCACCAATCCCGGATTTTTATACCAGCAAAATACCATGCGCGATGCCATGATTGCGGGCGTTACCTTAAACATTTTTAATAACCACAGCGATCGTGTACGGATGGCCAATCTGGCCCAAGCCATTAATGTGCTGCAAGCGGTCATTCTGACTAAAGAGGAGAAAATGATTCTCACACCAACTTACCACGTAATGGAAATGTACAATGTGCATCAGGATGCTACCTTACTGCCACTGGAGTTAAAAAGCAAAGATTATGTAATGGGTAATCAAAAATTACCAGCGGTTTCTGGTTCTGCCTCCGTTGACGCCAAAGGACTTACGCATATTTCGTTGGTAAATATCGACAGCAAAAATGCTCAGGAAATAAGCATTGACTTGCCAACATCCAAAAATGCAAGCGTGTCCGGGCGCGTTTTAGCTTCCGGTAAATTACAAGACTACAACTCGTTCGAAAGTCCTAAAAAAATTCAGCCCGCCGCTTTTAAAGATGCTAAATTAAATGCGGGTAAATTACTGGTGAAAGTACCGCCATTCGCCGTGGTGGTGTTGGAAGTGAAATAA
- a CDS encoding sugar phosphate isomerase/epimerase family protein, giving the protein MGYHSHNFEFPPIEDIVPYDLLLERTDKELLKMEADLFWITKAGVDPVAYFQKHPGRFPLWHVKDMEKGSEQFAEVGHGIITFDRIFAARQLAGLKHWFVEQDQTSREPFESLAMSRDYILKKNY; this is encoded by the coding sequence TTGGGTTATCATAGCCATAATTTTGAATTTCCACCAATCGAGGACATTGTTCCCTACGATCTTTTATTGGAGCGCACGGATAAAGAACTTTTAAAAATGGAAGCTGATCTTTTCTGGATAACAAAAGCAGGCGTTGATCCGGTAGCTTATTTCCAAAAACATCCTGGTCGTTTTCCGCTGTGGCACGTAAAGGATATGGAAAAAGGTTCTGAGCAGTTTGCCGAAGTAGGTCACGGCATAATCACTTTTGACCGGATATTCGCGGCCCGTCAATTGGCCGGATTAAAGCATTGGTTCGTAGAACAAGATCAAACCAGCCGGGAACCCTTTGAAAGTTTAGCGATGAGCCGGGATTATATATTAAAAAAGAATTACTGA